A single genomic interval of Oryza sativa Japonica Group chromosome 7, ASM3414082v1 harbors:
- the LOC4343842 gene encoding small ribosomal subunit protein mL104 (rPPR9), protein MWRRHLLRRLLPSPATAAAAAASPSPAIRLLSTASPDPAPPATLASSLAGALSALSSTPPPATSPDAYFSLHFSDVRPTNALLAEALALAPPATSRAAAELFRFLVRRRSLHPSDSALAPVVRHLARRRDFPAVRSLVQEFPSALGHDTLDAYLLSLARAGRATDAVKVFDELPPQLRTRQALTSLVSSLSAEGWPSHAEGAVKKVANEIFPDDNICTLLVSGYANAGKLDHALRLIGETRRGGFQPGLDAYNAVLDCICRLCRKKDPLRMPAEAEKFLVDMEANGIPRDAGTFRVLITNLCKIRKTEDAMNLFRRMGEWGCSPDADTYLVLIKSLYQAARISEGDEMMTWMRSAGFGAKLDRKAYYGFIKILCGIERVEHAVKVFRMMKGYGHAPGTKSYSLLIEKLTRHNLGDRANALFREAVARGVTVTPGVYKIDKKYVKAKKEKKVKKRLTLPEKMRLKSKRLYKLRMSFVKKPKRRMVRV, encoded by the coding sequence ATgtggcgccgccacctcctccgccgcctcctgccgtctccggccaccgccgccgccgccgccgcctccccctcgccgGCGATCCGCCTCCTATCCACCGCCTCCCCGGATCCCGCCCCGCCGGCGacgctcgcctcctccctcgccggGGCGCTCTCCGCGCTGTCCTCCACCCCGCCACCGGCCACCTCCCCGGACGCCTACTTCTCCCTCCACTTCTCCGACGTGCGCCCCACCAACGCGCTGCTCGCCGAGGCGCTCGCGCTCGCCCCGCCGGCCacgtcccgcgccgccgcggagctCTTCCGcttcctcgtccgccgccgctcgctccacCCCTCCGACTCCGCGCTCGCGCCCGTCGTGCGGCatctcgcccgccgccgcgactTCCCCGCGGTGCGCTCGCTCGTCCAGGAGTTCCCCTCCGCGCTGGGGCACGACACGCTCGACGCGTACCTCCTCAGCCTCGCCAGGGCCGGCCGCGCCACCGACGCGgtcaaggtgttcgacgaattgCCCCCGCAGCTCCGCACGCGCCAGGCGCTCACTTCCCTGGTCTCCTCGCTCTCGGCTGAGGGCTGGCCCTCGCACGCGGAAGGCGCTGTCAAGAAGGTCGCTAATGAGATCTTCCCGGATGATAACATCTGCACTCTGTTGGTATCTGGCTATGCCAATGCTGGGAAGCTTGACCATGCTCTGAGGTTGATCGGTGAGACGCGCCGTGGTGGGTTTCAGCCAGGGTTGGACGCCTACAACGCGGTTCTTGATTGTATCTGCCGGCTATGTCGCAAGAAGGACCCGTTGAGGATGCCTGCGGAGGCAGAGAAGTTCTTAGTTGACATGGAGGCCAATGGCATTCCCCGCGATGCAGGTACTTTCCGGGTTCTGATCACTAATCTTTGCAAGATTCGCAAGACTGAGGATGCAATGAATCTGTTCCGGCGAATGGGTGAGTGGGGATGCTCACCAGATGCCGACACCTACTTGGTGCTTATTAAGAGCTTGTATCAGGCTGCCCGGATTTCTGAAGGGGATGAGATGATGACATGGATGCGGTCTGCAGGGTTTGGTGCTAAGCTTGATAGAAAGGCATATTATGGGTTCATCAAGATTTTATGTGGCATTGAAAGGGTTGAGCATGCTGTCAAGGTGTTCAGGATGATGAAAGGATATGGACATGCACCTGGGACAAAGTCATATAGCTTGCTGATTGAGAAGCTGACTAGGCATAACTTAGGAGATCGTGCTAATGCACTGTTCAGGGAAGCAGTGGCACGTGGTGTGACTGTGACGCCAGGAGTGTATAAGATTGATAAGAAGTATGTGAAGgcgaagaaggagaagaaggtaAAGAAGAGGCTGACTTTACCAGAGAAGATGAGATTGAAGAGCAAGAGGCTGTACAAGCTTAGAATGAGCTTTGTTAAGAAGCCTAAGCGTCGAATGGTCCGGGTTTGA